TGGACGCGGGCGACCTTGGTGCGGGTCTCGGTGTAGTACGTGTCGCGCTGTTCGTGCAGCAGGCGCAGGCTCGCGTACGAGGCGGACAGTGCGAGGTGGTTGCCGGCGTGGGTGGTCTGCACGCAGGTCTTGCGGCCGATGTCGGTCAGCGGCAGGCCGGAGGTCTGGGTGTGGTCGAGCAGCGCCGCCTTCCCGCCCACCGCGGAGAGCGGGAGGCCGAGGCCGCTGAGGACCTTGCCATAGGTGTACAGGTCGGCTTCCAGGCCGAAGTACTCGGCGGCGCCGCCGGGGCCGTAGCGGAAGCCAGTCAGCACCTCGTCCAGGATGAACGGGACGCGCAGGGCACGGCAGCGCTCGGAGACGGCCTTCAGGAGCGGGACGGTGTGTTCGACGAAGGGGAACGAGGAGGAGGCCGCCTCGGTGATCACGCAGGCCAGTTCGTTCTTGTGACGCTCGATCAGTTCTACCGCCCGTATGGGGTCGTTGGGCAGTACCAGCAGGTCGTGCGGGTCCGCCACCGGGACACCCGTGAGTGCGGACTGCCGCTCGATGCCGCCGTCGGGGGCGTTGCCGGGGAACGGGGTCGTGGGGTGGCCGTGGTACCAGAAGGCGGTGTTGTGCATGCCGAGGTCGTGCACGCCGTGCAGGGCGCCCTCGAACTTGGCGACCATCCGGCGGCCGGTGTGCGCACGGGCCAGCCGGATGGCGGCCGCGGTGGCGTCGGTGCCGGAGTTCAGGAACGCGAACTTCTCGCAGTGCGGGACGAACTCGCCGAGCAGATCGACGAGTTGGGCCTCCACGGGCGTGCAGT
The Streptomyces sp. CGMCC 4.7035 DNA segment above includes these coding regions:
- a CDS encoding aminotransferase class III-fold pyridoxal phosphate-dependent enzyme is translated as MMTTHAAPPASPVESLVADLLSEQWLIDLFTELSQRQQGSAAATEALRARDAATHVFWPFHSPQFPLMVTEAHGSRIVDVDGNAYTDCHLGFGAQALHGHSPDAVVEFVRDQLATTTGNGYCTPVEAQLVDLLGEFVPHCEKFAFLNSGTDATAAAIRLARAHTGRRMVAKFEGALHGVHDLGMHNTAFWYHGHPTTPFPGNAPDGGIERQSALTGVPVADPHDLLVLPNDPIRAVELIERHKNELACVITEAASSSFPFVEHTVPLLKAVSERCRALRVPFILDEVLTGFRYGPGGAAEYFGLEADLYTYGKVLSGLGLPLSAVGGKAALLDHTQTSGLPLTDIGRKTCVQTTHAGNHLALSASYASLRLLHEQRDTYYTETRTKVARVQDRLTAFRTETGIPLRLVGFGDFIGSFGFLEKESYDDYRAFAGAVNPIAFFLLTLMLRRRGFYTLSLPMLFTGGAHSTEDLDALVTAVTDSARELDGHGFPFILPGAGAA